The genomic stretch AACCACCTCCCCATACAGAATAAGCTCCCTGCCGAGATTACCACTTACTTGTCCATGCATTAAAATTTCTTTGAACTCAGGTACATATAAACTAGCGTGATCAAATAAACCTTCTAGCTTTTCCCCGCGCATCAACGACAGTGAAACCCGACTAGCCTCCTCTTGAAAAAAAACAAAATGCGATTGCTTTGTTAATAATGAAAAAGCCTCGGCAATGGAAAGACCACTTTGAAGTAATAAACCTAAGTGAAGGGAGGTATGATGAGTGAGGTACAGAGGGATAAAGAGGTGAACGAATGGTACTTTACTATAAATAATCATTTTCTGTACTGCAGAAGTAGGTTTGTTTTTCACTAACGTAGAAAGATAAAATGCAATGGAAAGCACAATAACACCTACAACAATAGCTGGCATAAACCGAACAAGCTCCATAAAAAACTTCGAAATAAATGGGAGAGGAACATCGAGCGTTTGGTACAACGTATTAAATTGAGGCAATAAGTATTTTCCTACCACAAACAACATAATGGCCGTCATCCAAAATAGAAAGATTGGATAAGCAAGCGTACTGCGCAGACGTTTTTGCCATTCACTTCTCGTTTTCATTAACTGTCCAGAGGCAGATATGCCTGTCGCAAAATCACGCTGTTCAGACATATACAAGTAAGATAATATATCTCCTGGGAAGTGAAAATCAGCTAAAACATCATGAAAGGAGTCGCCACCTTTTAGCCTCAGAATAATCAATTCAATGTTTGCGCGGATATGATCATTTTGATATAAAGCATAAACCTCCAGACACTTTGCGAGCGAATACCCCTCTTCAAGCATCTTCCCTACCCGACAAAGAAAGTCTGCTTTTCGATCAAGCTTCCATTTGGATCGTCTCACGGTTAAATAATCCCAACTCCTTCTCTACGGTTTCTTTTTGAATATAGCCTAAGGCATAGGCTCTAAGAATGTAATCTTTAATTGTGGATTGGCCTGGTATGGTTAAAAGCTCTGGATAATCGAGGGCTTTTTGAAGGTGGAGACCTGCGAGGATTTCAACAACAGCAAGCTTTCTACGAGTTCTCCTCTTAAGACATTCAAGAGAACACACATCACAATAGGGACACTTTAAAGGTACTAACCGCTGAGTTGCAACGCCTCTTAACGTCTGGGTGATGTTATGAAGTGGAATACCGAACTCGAGTAATCTTGGAATGCATTCAAGTGTACTTCCCGTATGGAGTGTGGAGACAACCAAATGACCAGTCATACTAGCTCTTATCGCGAGTTGAGCCGTTTGTTCATCACGTATCTCTCCTACGACAAGAATATCAGGATCATGCCTTAAACCCGCTTTAAAACCCTCATAATACGAAAGTCCAGCCTTCTCGTTCACTTCCATTTGAATAAAATCAGGATTCCTCTTTTCGATCGGATCTTCTATTGTAAGAACACGGCGATGTCGCTTTACGCTTAACGTTTGAAGTAAGGAATACATGGTTGTCGTTTTACCTGATCCAGTAGGGCCAGTGATCATAAATAAACCACTGTTACAACTAACAATCTGAAGAAGTCGGTTTGCAATTGAGGGAAAAAGAAAAAGTTCTTTAAAGGAGTGAGTTTCATCTTGTGGCAAAATACGAATAACGAGACTTTCGTGGTACGGAGTTGGAATTGTAGAGAGACGGAGATGAAGTTTTCTTGGGTAAAGAATCATATCCATTGCACCATTTTGAGGACGACGTTTTTCACCAATGTCCATTCCACTCAAAAACTTAAAATGAGACAATAGCTTTTCAGCGACACTCATTGGTAACCATAAAGCATCATAAAGACGATTATCCACCCGAAATTGAATGGCTGCACCTTTCTCCTTCGGATGAAAATGTACATCAGATGCCCCCACTTCCATCGCTTGTTTGATAATGTCTTTCCCCTTTTCTTCAATATTCAGCAAAACACACCTTCCTTTCGTCTAAATTCACGATTTTAAAATCGTAAAGAAAAGGATTCGCCAGGTAACTGGTAAATCCTTCTCCTTAATTTTAAATATATATTTATTTAAGTGAAAATTCTTGAATACTTAATTCAAACAAACACTCTTCTTCAAGGAATGGGTAATGATTGCTTTCTTCAAAAACAACCAAATTTGCATTCGGAATCATACTCGCCATTTCTTCGGAATAAGAAAGCGGACATTGCACATCATATCTGCCACAAGCAATAAGAGTAGGGATTGTGATGGCAGTAAGCTGTTTTGTTACATTAAACTGCAAAATTTCTCTTGCGAAAAAATTCATTCGAGCTGCCGCCATCTTTTTATGTATTGGTTTTGAAAATAAAATTTTATATAGCTCTGGTCGATAAAGAGAAAGTTTCGTCCTTTCCTCAGATATTTTTTTTCGTTCATTTTGCTCAAGATCAGGATCTTTTAACCGCTCAATGAGTTGCTGCATCAGCTCATGTTGAGGGTGGTCGACATGATAGATACAAGCGGGAGAAGAAGAGGCGTATTCCCTAGCAGCAGCTC from Bacillus sp. Cs-700 encodes the following:
- the comGB gene encoding competence type IV pilus assembly protein ComGB, coding for MRRSKWKLDRKADFLCRVGKMLEEGYSLAKCLEVYALYQNDHIRANIELIILRLKGGDSFHDVLADFHFPGDILSYLYMSEQRDFATGISASGQLMKTRSEWQKRLRSTLAYPIFLFWMTAIMLFVVGKYLLPQFNTLYQTLDVPLPFISKFFMELVRFMPAIVVGVIVLSIAFYLSTLVKNKPTSAVQKMIIYSKVPFVHLFIPLYLTHHTSLHLGLLLQSGLSIAEAFSLLTKQSHFVFFQEEASRVSLSLMRGEKLEGLFDHASLYVPEFKEILMHGQVSGNLGRELILYGEVVGERFEELVKKGFMILQPVSFVGVGLVVMLMFMSILMPMFYYLQNI
- a CDS encoding alpha/beta fold hydrolase, with product MWKQLFVKTERGKFEVFVKGNGPPLCVTHLYSQFNNSGDYFADVFTKNYTVYLVNLKEAGNTDSVKSPHELFMIETVFDLESIREKMKIREWVFAGHSTGGMLACVYGIHAANSLIGLIIVGAAAREYASSSPACIYHVDHPQHELMQQLIERLKDPDLEQNERKKISEERTKLSLYRPELYKILFSKPIHKKMAAARMNFFAREILQFNVTKQLTAITIPTLIACGRYDVQCPLSYSEEMASMIPNANLVVFEESNHYPFLEEECLFELSIQEFSLK
- the comGA gene encoding competence type IV pilus ATPase ComGA, with protein sequence MLNIEEKGKDIIKQAMEVGASDVHFHPKEKGAAIQFRVDNRLYDALWLPMSVAEKLLSHFKFLSGMDIGEKRRPQNGAMDMILYPRKLHLRLSTIPTPYHESLVIRILPQDETHSFKELFLFPSIANRLLQIVSCNSGLFMITGPTGSGKTTTMYSLLQTLSVKRHRRVLTIEDPIEKRNPDFIQMEVNEKAGLSYYEGFKAGLRHDPDILVVGEIRDEQTAQLAIRASMTGHLVVSTLHTGSTLECIPRLLEFGIPLHNITQTLRGVATQRLVPLKCPYCDVCSLECLKRRTRRKLAVVEILAGLHLQKALDYPELLTIPGQSTIKDYILRAYALGYIQKETVEKELGLFNRETIQMEA